The window CACCATCCTGCAGGGGATCAATGTTCCCGGAACTGTGGGCGCCGAGGGAAGGGGATCCAGCATCTTGGAACTTGGCGGAAAGGCCATCACGCCTGTTTTAGCGCCCCTGGGAATTGAACGTGACAACTGGCCGGCCTCGGTGGCCCTGATCTCCGGGCTCTTTGCCAAGGAGGCGATCGTGGGAACCATGCAGGGGCTGTACAATGACCCGGAAAACATCCTTCAGGCCTTTGGTGGCCAGGCTTCCGCGCTCTCATTCCTGATCTTCGTTCTGCTCTATTCGCCCTGCGCGGCCTCGCTGACCATGCTCTTCAAAGAACACGGCTGGGGCTGGATGCTCTTCGCTTTTGGCTATCTCACCCTGCTGGCCTGGATCGTGGCCACGGTTGCCTATCAGATCCTGGCTTTCAATGCGCGGTCCTGGCTCTGGCTGGCTATCTGCGCGGCGTTGGCGGTGGTTTTTTGGGGCAGCCTGAAAATAATTGGGAGGACAAATGCTGTCACATCGCAATAGGGTGCGCCTGCGCCGTTTCGGAAGGCGCCTCATCAACCGGCCCCAAAGGTGCCAGTGCCTGGTTGGAGACTGCATCAGCCTGGCCGATCTAACACCCGGCCGGGAGGCCGTCATCACCTGCAACACCGACATCAAGACCATTGAACGCGGCCTCTACAGCGGA of the Candidatus Syntrophosphaera sp. genome contains:
- a CDS encoding ferrous iron transport protein A is translated as MLSHRNRVRLRRFGRRLINRPQRCQCLVGDCISLADLTPGREAVITCNTDIKTIERGLYSGKRVSAFRNDTDEPNIVIAVGDARYVMDRRVARQIRVRVV